Proteins from one Calditrichota bacterium genomic window:
- a CDS encoding PaaI family thioesterase: MSLIKQPSSRTCFLCGKQNDLGLKMEWYNDTESKQVVGQVSIPEHFNGYPGIAHGGIVAAILDETSGRAVLLDGDFDNLFVTLKLEITYKHPTPTNTPLTARGWLVRYGKRSAKVAGTLSLPDGTVTAECNAIVVRPPKEISESWEPERPYWRVYEKGEK, from the coding sequence ATGAGCCTGATCAAGCAACCATCTTCGAGAACTTGTTTTTTGTGCGGAAAGCAAAACGACCTTGGTCTGAAAATGGAATGGTACAATGATACCGAAAGTAAACAAGTCGTCGGTCAAGTTTCGATCCCGGAACATTTCAACGGCTATCCGGGAATCGCACACGGCGGCATTGTTGCGGCGATTTTGGATGAGACTTCGGGCCGCGCCGTGCTGCTCGACGGCGATTTTGACAATCTTTTTGTCACGCTAAAATTAGAAATCACTTACAAACATCCCACACCGACGAACACCCCTCTGACGGCGCGGGGCTGGCTGGTGCGCTACGGCAAAAGGAGCGCTAAAGTCGCCGGCACGCTGAGTTTGCCCGACGGCACTGTAACTGCCGAGTGCAACGCCATTGTGGTTCGTCCGCCAAAAGAAATTTCCGAAAGTTGGGAACCGGAAAGACCCTACTGGCGGGTTTACGAAAAAGGCGAAAAATAG